aagggaaaaggagggaagcTGGGagtggaaaggaggggagaggtggggagaggagaggctagaggagaggtgaagaggggagaggagaggctagaggagaggtgaaggggggagaggagaggggaggacctggggttggggaggggagaggaggggaggaagcgagggggaggaaaggaggggaggaagcGAGCCGGGAGgcgagaggaaaggggaggaggggagaggggaaaggaggggaggggagagggaaggggagaggggaaaggggaaaggaggggaggggaaatgggaaaggaggggaggggagaggctagaggagaggtgatgaggggagaggagaggggagaaggggagagtagaggagaggaggaagcgaGGGGAGGCGGGACAAGACAGGGCAAGGCAGGAAAGGACAGGGCAGGACTAGCAAGGCAGGACAGGACTAGAGGGCGACCGACAGCCAGTGGGCTTacctggggttggggctggggaggGGCTGAGAGGTGGTGGGTAGTGATAGATGGACCCCCCAACCCACAGTCAGGTGCTAAGAGAAAAGGGCATCAATACCTGCCGGGGTCAAGACCAGGGcctggaggaggtcagagagcgaGACGATCCCCCCCACCACGTCATCTTTATCCACCAGCACGAGACGGTGGacctgggaggaagaggagagagggtgaacctgggaggaagaggagagagggtgaacctgggaggaagaggagagagggtgaacctgggaggaagagtagagagggTGAACCTGggaggaagagtagagagggtgaacctgggaggaagaggagagagggtgaacctggaggaagaggagagagggtggatgaagaggagagagggtggaagaagaggagcgagggtggaagaagaggaggaagggaagagacaCGGCAAATTGCACCCTATGTAGTTTATTACTTTGGACCAGAGTCAATAGGGATACTACTGTACTagactatactactgtactatattatactactgtactagactatactactgtactatattatactactgtactagactatactactgtactacactatactactgtactatactactgtactataatatactactgtactgtactatactactgtactataatatactactgtactataatatactactgtactagactatactactgtactagactatactacagtactatactactgtactatactatactgctgtactataatatactaccgtactgtactatactactgtactacactatactgctgtactataatatactactgtactatactatactactgtactataatatactactgtactatactactgtactgtactatactactgtactacactatactactgtactatgCTATactgctgtactatactatactactgtactatactgctgtactataatatactactgtactatactacggTACtttactatactactctactatactatgctatactactgtactatactactatactatactactgtactatactatactactgtactataatATACTCCTGTACTATGCGATGCTatactactgtattatactgtactgctatactatactactgtactctactatgctatactactgtactatactactatatacaggACTGTGACAGGAGGGACACAGCGGGGACAGTACACCACGACCAGCAGGGAAACAACTTCAGTAGTCTTTACCTCTGCCTTAGCAATACGATCGATGATAGTCTCCAGAGTCTCGTGAGGGTAACACTTCAGCACCCCGTCCACACAGCAGGCCCTGCTACTGATCGCCTCCTGCATGGTCATGTTCAGGTTATTGTAATTCTTCTGAGCGGCCAGATTCTACAGCAACACAGGGAGGTGTGGGACGGGGGACGGGGGGGGGGCAAATCCAAGGAACATTTCCCATGTGAATCATTTGCATGCTGTTTTCCTTCTCAATGCAGAGTTATTGACATGGTGCCACTTACAATCACATCAAACCTGGAGTACAGGGCCTTGATTTTCCCTGAAAACAGAAGACATACAGATAAGGCTGGCATTCAAACTAGGGCTAAAGGGCTAACGCTAGCATTAGGCATTTAAACTAGGGCTAAAGGGCTAAGGCTAGCATTAGGCATTTAAACTAGGGCTAAAGGGCTAACGCTAGCATTAGGCATTTAAACTAGGGCTAAAGGGCTAACGCTAGCATTAGGCATTTAAACTAGGGCTAAAGGCCTAACGCTAGCATTAGGCATTTAAACTAGGGCTAAAGGGCTAACCTTAGCATTAAGTGTTCAAACTTAAGATAAAGAGCTAACCCTAGCATTTGTCGTTCAAACTAAAGCTAAAGGGCTAACCCTAGCATTTGTCATTCAAACTAAAGCTAAAGAGCTAACCCTGGCATTTGTCGTTCAATCTAAAGCTAAAGAGCTAACCCTAGCATTTGTCGTTCAAACTAAAGCTAAAGAGCTAACCCTAGCATTTGTCGTTCAAACTAAAGCTAAAGAGCTAACCCTAGCATTTGTCGTTCAAACTAAAGCTAAAGAGCTAACCCTAGCATTTGTCGTTCAAACTAAAGCTAAAGAGCTAACCCTAGCATTTGGCATCGTAAAACAAAATAGCTCTAATTTTCCTAAATGTTAGTGGAAGTAAATGTTAAAGGTGTTTTCATCACTGAGGTGAAACCAGACACATACCCTCCTCATTGACCACTGGCAGAGCGGAGACCCTCCGCTGTACGAAGATGGCCAGGGCGTCGTACACCGTGTCTGTCTCCCGGACAGTAGCAATCTGTTTAAATGTTCCAATGTCCACCTCCTCAATTCTCTTCTGGAGGTACCGAGGCTTTGGTATCATGGTGCCCTGGGAGGAAAGAATGGTGGCAGAAAAAGgtttctagcctggtcccagatcagtttgagATGTCTTGTCAACTCCTATATGGTCCTTGTCACAATGGCCATAGAAATTGGAAAGATATGTcaaaaaacagatctgggaccaggctatcaaGTGTCCAGAATCATTACATGTTGTTTATCAGATAGGCTAATGTGAAAGAGGTTCTCACAAAGATATGCAGGAACTTGAGGATGCGTTTGTGGGTGAGGATGTGCAGGACGTTGCCAGACTCTGGGTCGATCACAGGCAGCCGATGGATCTTATACTTCAGCAGAGAATAGATGGCATCAAAAAGGCTGTAGAGAACAAGAGACGGGTTGTCCTGACAACGGCTTAGGAGTTGGCGAGACGGCACAAAGAAATGTGGAGACTAGGGGCTCGAGAAGGTAAGGCACCGCTAGTTACCTGGAGTCAGGTGTGATACTGATCAGAGTATGGTTGGAGTACTTCAGCAATTCCTCTGGATCATGAAGCAggatgagacacacagagagagaatttaAACAAGACttttaatcaatcaaatgtatttcataAAGCCTTCTTTATATTACAGCAATTGTTTCAAAGTGGTTTTATGGATACCTAGACCAAAACCCCAAGGGGATTCCATTGTGCCATCTACTGTATTTCTAGGTAGCTACAGGTCTACAGTCACCTCTACAGGTGGCTAGTCACCTCTACAGGTTAACAGTCACCTCTACAGGTCTACAGTCACCTCTACAGGTGGCTAGTCTTCTCTACAGGTCTACAGTCACCTCTACAGGTGGCTAGTCTTCTCTACAGGTCTACAGTCCCTCTACAGGTCTACAGTCACCTCTACAGGTGGCTAGTCACCTCTACAGGTCTACAGTCATCTCTACAGGTCTCTAGTCATCTCTACAGGTCTCTAGTCACCTCTACAGGTCTACAGTCACCTCTACAGGTCTACAGTCACCTCTACAGGTCTATAGTCACCTCTATGGGTCTCCAGTCACCTCTACAGGTCTCTAGTCACCTCTACAGGTCTACAGTCACCTCTACAGGTTTATAGTCACCTCTACAGGTTTATAGTCACCTCTACAGGTTTATAGTCACCTTCACATGGCTATAGTCACCTCTACAGGTTTATAGTCAAATCTACAGGTTTGTAGTCACCTCTACAGGTTTATTGTCACCTCTACAGGTTTGTAGTCACCTCCACAGGTTTTTAGTCACCTCTACAGGTTTATAGTCACCTCCACAGGTCTCTAGTCACCTCTACAGGTTTATAGTCACCTCTACAGGTTTGTATTCATCTCCACAGGTTTTTAGTCACCTCTACAGGTTTATAGTCAACTCCACAGGTCTCTAGTCACATCTACAGGTTTATAGTCACCTCTACAGGTTTATAGTCATCTCTACACGTCTATAGTCACCTCCACAGGTCTCTAGTCACCTCTACAGGTTTACAGTCACCTCTACAGGTTTATAGTCACCTCTACAGGTTTACGGTCACATATACAGGATTATAGTCACATCTACAGGATTATAGTCACCTCTACTGGTTTGTAGTCATCTCCACATGGCTATAGTCACCTCTACAGGTTTATAGTCACATCTACAGGTTTGTAGTCACCTTTACAGGATTATAGTCACCTCTACAGGTTTGTAGTCATCTCCACATGGCTATAGTCACCTCTACAGGTTTATAGTCACATCTACAGGTTTGTAGTCACCTTTACAGGTTTATAGTCACCTCCACAGGGCTATAGTCACCTCCACATGTTTATGGTCAACTCCACAGGATTATAGTCACCTCTACAGGTTTATAGTCACCTCTACAGGTGTGTAGTCACCTCTACAGGTTTATAGTCACCTCTACAGGTGTGTAGTCACCTCTACAGGTTTATAGTCACCTCTACAGGTTTATAGTCACCTCTACAGGTTTATAGTCACCTCTACAGGTTTATAGTCACCTCTACAGGTTTATAGTCACCTCTACAGGATTATAGTCACCTCTACAGGTGTGTAGTCACCTCTACAGGTTTATAGT
This portion of the Oncorhynchus tshawytscha isolate Ot180627B linkage group LG26, Otsh_v2.0, whole genome shotgun sequence genome encodes:
- the prkag3b gene encoding 5'-AMP-activated protein kinase subunit gamma-3b isoform X2 → MESSHEVPFMDGLTMKEIAPASAPDANVYTKFMRNHCCYDAIPTSSKLVIFDTTLQVKKAFFALVANGVRAAPLWDNKLQCFVGMLTITDFINILHRYWQSPLVEIYELEEHKIEDCREELLKYSNHTLISITPDSSLFDAIYSLLKYKIHRLPVIDPESGNVLHILTHKRILKFLHIFGTMIPKPRYLQKRIEEVDIGTFKQIATVRETDTVYDALAIFVQRRVSALPVVNEEGKIKALYSRFDVIEAISSRACCVDGVLKCYPHETLETIIDRIAKAEVHRLVLVDKDDVVGGIVSLSDLLQALVLTPAEISQRAQTLTTEDKLGH
- the prkag3b gene encoding 5'-AMP-activated protein kinase subunit gamma-3b isoform X3; its protein translation is MRNHCCYDAIPTSSKLVIFDTTLQVKKAFFALVANGVRAAPLWDNKLQCFVGMLTITDFINILHRYWQSPLVEIYELEEHKIEDCREELLKYSNHTLISITPDSSLFDAIYSLLKYKIHRLPVIDPESGNVLHILTHKRILKFLHIFGTMIPKPRYLQKRIEEVDIGTFKQIATVRETDTVYDALAIFVQRRVSALPVVNEEGKIKALYSRFDVINLAAQKNYNNLNMTMQEAISSRACCVDGVLKCYPHETLETIIDRIAKAEVHRLVLVDKDDVVGGIVSLSDLLQALVLTPAEISQRAQTLTTEDKLGH
- the prkag3b gene encoding 5'-AMP-activated protein kinase subunit gamma-3b isoform X1, encoding MESSHEVPFMDGLTMKEIAPASAPDANVYTKFMRNHCCYDAIPTSSKLVIFDTTLQVKKAFFALVANGVRAAPLWDNKLQCFVGMLTITDFINILHRYWQSPLVEIYELEEHKIEDCREELLKYSNHTLISITPDSSLFDAIYSLLKYKIHRLPVIDPESGNVLHILTHKRILKFLHIFGTMIPKPRYLQKRIEEVDIGTFKQIATVRETDTVYDALAIFVQRRVSALPVVNEEGKIKALYSRFDVINLAAQKNYNNLNMTMQEAISSRACCVDGVLKCYPHETLETIIDRIAKAEVHRLVLVDKDDVVGGIVSLSDLLQALVLTPAEISQRAQTLTTEDKLGH